Genomic segment of Roseofilum capinflatum BLCC-M114:
AGCGCCATTTGCCTGAAGTGCCGATTGTTTATTATATTGCGCCACAGGTCTGGGTTTGGTCTCAGAATAAACGGGATAGAAAAAAAGTTGTTAAAATCACGGATTTGTTGTTGGCTATTTTTCCGGAGGAGGCGCGATTTTTTCGGGAGTATGATGTTAATGTGAATTGGGTGGGGCATCCGTTGATTGACCGGATGCAGGCGTTCCCGTCCCGGCAAGAGGCTCGTGCTACGTTAGGTATTGGAGAGGATGAAAGGGCGATCGCCTTAATGCCAGCGTCGCGCCGTCAAGAGATCACTTATTTATTGCCGGTGATGTTTGCAGCAGCACAACAGATTCAGCAGAAACTGCCAGAGGTAAAATTTTGGATTCCCTTGTCTCTAGCGGAGTTTCGAGAACCTATTGAACAGGCGATCGCCGATTTTGGTCTGAATGCAACCCTCATCGAGACCCAAGCACGGGAGGTTTTAGCCGGTGCAGATTTGGCTATTTGTAAATCGGGTACAGTCAATTTAGAGTTAGCGCTTTTAGATGTGCCCCAAGTGGTCATGTATCGCTTAAGTCCGCTCACGGCTTGGATTGCTCGCCATATTCTCAAGCTCTCTCTACCCTATGTTTCCCCAGCTAATT
This window contains:
- the lpxB gene encoding lipid-A-disaccharide synthase, with amino-acid sequence MTTIFISTGEVSGDLQGALLVEALYRYGRQNGLDLDIVALGGERMADAGAKLLGKTTGIGSVGLLEALPFVLPTLKIQEGVKRYLRQYPPDMIILIDYMGPNLSIGSYLQRHLPEVPIVYYIAPQVWVWSQNKRDRKKVVKITDLLLAIFPEEARFFREYDVNVNWVGHPLIDRMQAFPSRQEARATLGIGEDERAIALMPASRRQEITYLLPVMFAAAQQIQQKLPEVKFWIPLSLAEFREPIEQAIADFGLNATLIETQAREVLAGADLAICKSGTVNLELALLDVPQVVMYRLSPLTAWIARHILKLSLPYVSPANLVEMKPIVPEFLQEEATPEAISESALERLLNPQIRQETLEGYAQMRQALGQPGVCDRAATAIFDFWRSRE